The region TACCAAAATCTAACCAGTGGCAAAAGAGCTGATCAAGAAAATGTTGCAGCTTCTAATTTGTACAAAGAAATCTACTTCCAAAAGCTCGGGTTCACATCAAAATACCTAACTCAAGTTGCTATAGTTTGAATTCTTGATTGGATTAATATCGATATGTGAAAACCAATGCTAGATAAGTGATGGTAGTTTAATGAGTGAGTAAACAGTTGGGAGATTTATTGTGGGATATAGGCATCTAGGCTTCTGATCAAAGGGTTTCACGAGAGATGGGGGgtggggtggggggggggggttagGGGACCATATGAATCTTTGATGCTCAAGTCAAAACTCAAAAGTGAAATATGGGCTTGTAAATGCATGCAAGACAAAGGTAGTTTTTTGTCTAGAGGAAACTTTGGCTGTTGGGTTCAAAACTGATTTTGCTGTAATAAAAGAGGACAAAAGGAGTGGGCATGAATTCAGACATGGTGAAAGACTCTTCGAAATTTGGacacaactttttttttctttcttccttgACAGTTCTAAACGCTTGTTTAGTAGTGGGCTTCAATTAATACGTTTCGTTTCATTAGAGCCTTCACAGTAATGTCAATTCTCAACCCCAACAGCAACTAGAAAAATGGCAGAGCTAAATTATTGCTTGTTGGGACTGTTTAATGCACAATTTTGTGGTTAAACAACCGTAACATATGCAATGATGTGTGTATTCACAGACAACACACTGTAGTGTGTGTACTATGATATTTTTGTGAGGGGACCAAGGagataagagtgtccactatgggagcGGCTCGGCGGTCGCCGAAGAGGGGTGTGGGGCGAGGCGGGAGGCGCGGCGGTCATAGTGGCTGGGGTGGCCGCCGCGCCTGAGGACGGGGGAGGGGGGCGGAAACGGCTTcgccgcgtgcggggcgaggacgcggctggtgggggtgaggcgcgcctataggcgcggcggtcaTAGTGACCGCAGCTTCCGGCGCGGCGGTCGACGCGtgcaaaattttttattttttatttttcctttttcctctataaatacaaccATTCCCCACTTATTTTTACCATTTCCACAACAATCATTCAACATCTCAGCTCTctaaaaaatgcaccgaggagacgacgaatcacccgactctcaggaatcgggatatggcagcAATCCGTCAAACCAGTCGGCTAATCCTTTCCATGCAGCTGGATTTGGCGGATATGCAGGTCAGGGGTCGGGATTTGGCGGATATGCGACTCCGTCCCAGACATGGaattggaatcaatctcccccaccgtgggcatcgagtccacccattcatccatctcagtcgtggaggtcttctccaactccCCCATCTTTACAGCGGAGTCTgagtcgtggaggtcttctccaaccCCCCTAGGgataccgcggccggcagcaacgagagaggaggaggagaagacgaagaagaggaagacgaggaagccgactccgacaccgagtagacggtggcggagttttgtagttgtattttattttaattattcgttgtataattttaccaccttccaatacaacgaatattcggccctaattacctcgttttctatttattttacactgcaattatttaaattacacttcattaaaataaaaaatattttaaaatgaaaattgattataaaatttgggggctattggaggtgtccactatagtggcggaaatagaattttggggctatggacaaaaatccggggctatggacaaaaaactggggcggggctattgggcgtgtccaccttatagtggacaccctaaatgCAGTGTTGTAATGGGGAATTAATGAGGCTTTGGTGTTGGAGAAAGGGCAAAAAAAAAAGGCTAgtaaaagagagagggagatggGGCTAGCCCActctataaatatcattttccaGACCTAACAATGTGATAAGTCATTTTCTAGACTTTGTGCCTTTTTTTCCTCTAAGATCCTTTCTAAACAAGATTAATGCACCCAAATTTAGcatttgattttgatgtgaatccaggtattcacaatcatagaatGCAACGATGTCGAGGGtcatgggttgattggggtccgagGAGAGGGTCGAGACATGGCAAGGAGCCTAGCCGGATTAGGAGGTCTGATTCAAACTGGAATTTGCCTATGAAGATAAAGTCCAAATCCTCTCTTAAGACAACCATTGTCTTTATCGTCGAAaaagcttcgcgtgggtatcttgcatgcctcaatcggagcccgAATGAGGAAGTTATGATCGTTTTAAGAAAGCCGCGCAATGCAGaacaaaacgcccggtcgggcgtttttgtCGAGAGATCAGTTTTTGTCCAGAAACTTTGCGCGGTCGGGCGAAATGAGCCTAgggaaacgcccggtcgggcgttttgtccGGGATGTGACTTTTGAACaagatttgttttattttgctccTTTTCACTCATAGTATAAATAGACATGTTAGGGTTTCTTCTAAGGAGCTTTGAACATTTTGTAAACCTACCAAAGACTCCATTGTGAGCATTCCTCTTCAtctttgaagatttatcaaaatcccttgtggttgcattttaatctattgccgggcttagattgaatgttaaggtatgcaattctagttcttgtgttgctagttttgtggagccattagattcttgctttggtgaaagttgtcttgggttgtcttcattgttttgtagaaggtccataggtttcaagcatctatctaaatcataacaccttcaccttctccctttttccatcatttttattgtttcatttcttgttgggtttgtttgggttgttgaaatatttacaagagCAAGTCCGGAGCCAAACATATGTAtcttgaatccttaagattcacattagATTTTCTTACTTCTTTGATGATATGTGACTTAATAGGGGAAAAGGATTAGGATTGGCATTGGCCATTGCATTTCTGGATTTGTAACTGCTATGGGGTTGATGGAAGTGATTGGGGTCCTTTTCTTGCGTCTTTTCTTAAGGCCATTTCTTGTTGGCATGTGCACGAACATGGGTCCCCCTCAGTATTAATTAGCTTCAATTGATATGAATAAGGGTGCCTTTGCCTCCACAAAaatatagttcaagaattatTGTCAATTATGAGTGGAGCAGATACATAATTGCCACCTTTTAACTTTAACAGATTGAATTATTAGAAAGTTTCTCAAATTATTTGTGAAACAAACGGCTTAGGCCATAAATGAAGTTTCTCAACCTAAGTTGCTCTCTACTGTCTGGATTAGTGGATGTAATAATTTGGGGCACAATTATTAGCTTTAGGTGGTTTTATTTAGTGCAAAGATTTGACAAAATTCAGTTTCCCCGTCCTTAACAGAAGCTGATCACACTtggtttgaaaaaataaaataaagaagaatAAGGTATTTTGAAATACAACCTGACTACAAAACCGAATATGCTGAAGGattctaaacaaaaaaaaaatagaccCCAACAATTCGGAATCCACGACTTACCTATGAATATTACTACAACATTCTAACCTTGTGAAGTTCTACTACGTCAAAAATGACAGGTTACAAGATAAAGAAAGCCATCAAGATGTGAAGAATTTCCAAAGCTTTCTGGGCACTGAAGCTTCACCGGGAttatcttcttcatcttcctcttcctcttcctcttcctcttcctcttcctcttcatcatcctcttcttcttcttcttcgggattaccttcatcttcttcttcttcttcttcttcttcttcttcttcttcttcttcttcttcttcgtgcAATGGACTTTTGTGCTCATCTTTGTGGTTGTTGTCATGATCATCTTTGTCGTTGTATTCTGATGTGCCATTGACCTCCTCACTGACTATTTCCACTTTATCCGTGGACTTGACAGCATTCGAATTTTCATCAATCTTGGCTTCTGATGGAACAAACTGCATTGCAAATTTGCAATATACAACTGATTTAAACAACGAAATACTTGAGGAAGAAACGTGATGCATTCATAATTTCAAGAGAAACTTACCCTGACTACTCTATCAACCATGATCGTTTGTTTGCGTTTATGAGCCACGACCTGGGCTGGATCCTCAGGGTTGTCACTCCGACTGGCGACTTCAGCTGGTGTGGAAGTAATTTCATTTGTGTTGCTGTCCATTTCAAACATGCAAAAGGAAATCAATTTGAAGAATGATGCATCAACTCATAGTAACTATTTTCATGAATGTGTAGTGAGATTCAGGACTAACGCTTTATGACGTCGAAGGTTATAACGTGACTTTCCAGCATCTTGTGCCACTGGAGCAGCAGCCTGCCGCCTTTTCCTGCAGCCACCCACACTCATGCTTTCTGACTGGCCATCACTTTCATCGCCATCACTCATTTTAGAAGACACTGCACGAGTTCGCTTTCTCTGAACAGAACCAAATCCTTTACCAGCAAGGCTAGAATCTCCTCCACTTTCCTCATTGACAGAAGCAGGGGCGTCCTTATTTTCCTCCTCATCTGGATGATCATCTTTTGATGTCCTCCTCAAGAAAGCTTCAGCATCTTCAACTACTGCTTTAACAGAATGTGTTCTGTGGATTCCATTCCCTGGTTTTCTAGCATATTTTCGTCTACGATAAGTCATCTCAGAATGCTTTGAATCTTCTGAAACTTCTGGTGCAGCTCGATCTATTTCGGGCGCATTAGATTGAGTGGCACCTCCAACTGGCATGCTGGGCTCTCCAACATTTTGAGCACTGACCAGTGTATCAGACAATGCTTGGTCCAAGTTTTGAGAAGGCACGTCTTGTTGAACTTTTGTAGTTGGAGACAACTTAAAGACTCTGGGGGTGCACTTCCTAAGAAGCCAGGATATACGCCCACCAGAGTCCGGAGATTTTGCATCATTTTCACCAGGAGTTCTCTGAGCCTTTACTTCATAAGAAGCGACTTTTTCCAGAAGTTGTTCACCCATTGCCTGAAGAGGAGAGGCTCCGTTTTCGTCCAGTTCAATAATAAGATCAGCTAGCATGTAGTCGCTTGCCATGTCCCCGCAGTTTTGACAACTCTTTATCCTCTCAAGAAAAGAAACAAATCGGCTTCTTTCTTTGACAAATTGCTGCCTCTCTGACTTGAGTTTTTTACTTAAAATGCCAAGTTCATTAATGTCATTTTGCATTTCTAGCTGCCGCTCTTCCAACTGCTGCTTATTCCGGGTAATATTTACTCTTTCCTTCTCTAATCTGCTTCTCTCTGATCTCATATTTTCCATTTCCTTGTCAGCAACGTCCTTCAAATGGCTGATATTGCTACATTCTTTCTCAGTCTTCTCCTCAAATGCCCTCTCTCTTTCCTGAAGAGATTTCTCGAACTCCTCTTGCTTATTTCGCATTTCTGCCTCAAGATCACTCTTACGAGTCTCAAAATCACGAATTAACTGATTATGCTCGTGCTGAGCCTTTTCTGATAACATTAACTGCTCATGCTTCATTGTAGCAGCAAATGTTTCTTTCTTAAGTCTAAGAGCCTCCATCTCCCTCTTAATGTAGTTTTCCAAAGCTATTTTATCTTCTTCCAATTTCCTTTCCAATGAGTGTTTGAATTTatcatttgtttttttgtctTCGTCAAGTTGTTGCAACTCTCTAGTAACTTCAGCTCTTTTTTTATCAAGAACCTCCCACTCTTCCTCGAATCTCTTCCTGTCTAGCTTTAAATCATCCCGTTCCTTACAAAGCAAATCATTCTGCTGATTGTACCTCTGTATCTCCTGTTTCAATTCCAGTATCAAATGGTTATGATTCTCCCTCTCTTCTTCAGTAATTCTAAGCTTCTCTTTTTCATCATGCATCTGTAATTCTGTCTGACTAATCTCAGCTTTCATCTTCTCAAACTCATCCCTGAGACTTTGTAATGTTTCTTTCTCTGAAATTATTTCTTGTCTAACCGAGTTTAGATTCTTCTCCTCCAATTTGAGGGCCTTATCTTTTTCCTTCACTCCCTTTAACTTTAGATCAATATCCTTCTCTTTCTCCTTTACCCTTTCAGATTTCTTCTCCAGAGCCTGCTCCcgctttttcaatttttccatcATATGGCTGGTTTCGCTCTCCTTCTTAACCAATTCATCAGTTTTGACTCTAAGCTCATCCTCAAGCAACTTTCTCTTCTCTTCCATTTCTACTTCAAGGTCCTGCTTTTTTATCTCAAATGCAGCTTTGTGCTCATCAACAAGGTTCTGAATCTCCATCTGCAATATGACTTATAAACCTTCAGAGGGTTTCTATGAAAAATAAAAGGGACCCTAAATTCCAACTATCCAACTATCCAACTAAATAGCTGATATATAATCGAATGAAATTGCACAATAGGGGGATTAAGCAACCATATAGTAATCTCATCTTTTGCACTACTGTCTACACACCCTATTTGTTATTGTACAAGATAGGTAGATTGATTGCAGGAACAACACTAAACATTCTTACAAATATAATGAAAGCATATGATGGCCTACCTAAACTTGAGTAGGAATATCAATTCAATataaagatgaatttttggtacCGAGATGATGCAAAATCAACAAGATATATTCCACAAATAAATTTCCCACAATCTATAGCAAATTTTCCAACACAAAGTAGTCATTATGCAAAACAGTTTCTCGTCCGTGAAGAGAGGAAATGCAGAAAAAAGGCTACTAACAGATACCATTACATTACTCAACATCCGCAAATTATTTGGATCATTAAGGAAGCTATAAACAAAATCAGAAAGTGCAgcaaaaaaatcaacaaatctGCATGCAAAATGCAAACTAAGGAAAGGAACTCACTCTCTCCCTCTTGCTCAGCTTCTCAGTCAACACACTCAAATCTTTTTCCTTCGTCTCTAAACTAGATCTAAGAGCTTCAGCTTTCTGCACAGAAGTCAATCCTAAGTTAGACATAAAAAGTATAGAGTACAATTTAAAAACTAAATCCAATCAGAGGCTTACTTCCTCTTTCTCAATCAGCTCAGAAAGTTTTTTGTTGACctcctcttcttttttctttagaTTCAAATTTAGCAACTCAGTCCTCTTCTGTTCTTCAGCAAATTCACTCTCTTTCTGCTTCAACATCCTATTTAGTTCAATTAACTTCTCCTCTCTCTCATTAATATGTCTCCTATTCTGACAAAGTCTCTCTTCACCTTCTTGCAGTTTCCTTTCCCACTCCTGCATATCTTCTTTATGCTTCAGATAAGTTGCTTCGTGGGCATCCTGCCTGGTATATAATTAGACAAAGATATTTATAAACAAAATCATGAGCTACAATCAAATAAGCAAAACGATTAAGCCATCACATTAATCATACTCGGAGATGAAGGAAATGCGCTCCGTTTTAAGTACACTTTCATGTGTCTCAACCTCTTGCAATTTCCTCTCCATCTCTAAACTCTTTCTGCTGGCCTCAGCAAGCTTTGAATCTGCAGCAAGCAACTTCTGTTGCACCTCCAAAGACCGATCTTCAATTCCAGCCACCAAATGATTGGCATCAGCAAGCTTCGTATCAGATGttatcttaattttttcatGCTCTGCATATATCTGACGAAGAGACCTCTCGAGCTGCAGAAAGTAAGCTTTAGCAAATTTCACAATGACAAACACCACACATTGAATTTACAATGATAACATAATCACCTCTGCCACACATTGTCTCTCAACCTCCAAAGCCTTTCTCAAATTAGTTTCACGCTCCTCCACTTGATTAACTGCAGTCAAGTGTGTTGCCTTTTCACGTTTGAGAAGCTCCTGCGCTTCTAGAAGAGATTGATGAAGTTCTTCATACTTTGAAGTCCACTCTTTATTCTCAATTAGTAGCAaacccatattatattgataatcGTGAAGCTGCATGAACATGACAGAAGATTGGACAAGCTTCAAATTGGTTCCACACTTCCAGTATATGCTGCATCTTAACATAATCAATGATTCAATATACACCAACAATATATGGCAAATTTTAATCAAGTCCAGAAGAAAGAGTTTATACTTTCATCTTTGGCAATAGTTCATTCACCTTATCGATGTCTCAGCTCATTATATTTATCATTCTCAGCATTATACAATGTTACTATGATTTAATTTCTGCTCCATTATCTCGTATTGCTCCAGGCACCTCACATGAAGCAactactttatttctcaatgagaTGGACGAATTTCCAGCAAGCATTACACATAAGCATATCAAAACCTAACCAAGAGTGCTATGTGATCACCTATTTACCTGGCTCTACAACGCAGTCAAGTTAAAGACTCAAACGTTCAAAATGAAACAAAGCCGCAAAAAGTAAGTACAAATTTGGCAAATTTGGCCATTCTAACCTCTCTTTCAAGCCTCTGGGCTTTCTCCAGCAATGCTTCTCGATCACGTCTCTCCAACGCCGCCTCATCCAGCAGCCCCACCTCCCGAAACCTTCTCCAATCGTCCATATTCTCCGTCTCAGCTCTATCCTCATTGTCATTCAACAAGCCCCTCGGTGGAGGCGGCGGAGGTCCGTCAATAAATGTCACCAATTTGTCCTTGCCGGTAGTAGGGTTTGGCGTACGCACTCCATTCCTAGGTGTTCTCGACGGCCCCTGCCACTGCCGCTTGGGAGTGAACATTGCAGATTTGATTTAAGATATAAGCTTCAAAATTTTAGTTCCAATTCTTGAAAAAAGGTATAAAACCCCAATTGAGATGATTGAACAATGGCCTGAAAAAAAAGATTGGGTTTTCACGGTAACTAGAAGTTAACAGGTTCCGGTAGCCAGTGGAAAACGGAGAAGCTACTATTGGACGGAATATTCTGGCTCCGGTGAGGGAATATTCAGAAAACTGTGTGCTTGGAAAACTTAatgaaagagaaagaagaaccCATTGCGATGCGGAAATTTCGTCTGATTTTCTGTTATACTGTACAACTGTGTGCTGTTTGGCGGTGCCATATTACATTTATACCCTTAGCGGTTGGGCACCAACcctccacaataggaatagccagCAATAGCTCaaccacaaactccttctgtcacatcatcagcactaaaaatccttctgccacatcttcaaaacaagcaaatagctcagtcatagcctagccacatcactaataacaattatataaaaatgaaataattaacaatcacacaatatacaaaatttaatttacgagacatatacgggaaacattaataatactattaaaattttaaaaagtacaataattttaaaaaagtacaatatttttaaaaaattacaataattaaaaaagtacaataattcactcttcgtctccgtcgtcgtcttctccgtcgctgtcgccacccccgcctccgcctccgtcgccaccatcgccgccgcctctactcccgccggtctctctccgtgccgcctccaactcgtcctgcatgctcatgagcaatgtttgaagcaaactcttctccacgggttCCACCGTCGTCCGCCATTctgccatcgtcttgaccatctgagcgcgcgtttgttgacgcgcgaagaatttgagatccgctgtggattggccaagggggatgccgactagacctcctgggaacccccgacgacccccctcgcctcccgttgagcccgcttgtgcccaaccgggcgagttcggcgagcgaacgaacgaggggtcgggacctcctgggccgtctcggggaggtcgtgggaaccaccgctgctgccgctgtaatcaccggtatagttcagtcgttgcttcttcggccagccaacgTCGTCACCTACTCGGAAcctctcggagtcgttcagcacaagatagcagttccagtaggtgaactccttatacaacccgggctgggggaaggctttctccgctatcctcctgcagtcttcctccgtttggccactgctctgcatgcggagggcgttggcgtacaaacccgaaaatcgggagacggcagccctgattcggtcccaccccttccggcaatgctccccgttgcgtggcctcccctccagGCAAAAtgtctggtaggctgctgctaacTTGCCCCAcgagttgacgatcctctggttgttcgaagcgagaggatcatcgcaaacactgaCCCACGCCTTGCACAACGCGACGTTCTCAgagtccgtccacctcctccggacCCGGCTATCCTCACCCGACTGCGACGACTcgcccttcttcttccccttgcccttcttctttggggcgccccgCACTGCTCCCCCCGTGGGAACGGGAGTTTTCGGAACACCGAGCATATCAATCCCCAACTCCTCcaaggagaaagtctcaaattgcgtgaactgcgtctccgttGGGATCGaagtgtgcgaagaagcagtcgaaaaatcaaaactggggtgATAGACGTTTTcatcccccggcgtcccctgcgtcccCGGTACCCCCCCTGTCGGGGGTTGCACCGCCGGTACCCACCCTGTCGTCCCCTGCGTCGGGGGCTGCATCGTCGTCCCCCccaggcatcatctgcatcccgagTGCCCACCCCAGCATCATATGCACACAGGGTTGCATCCCTGGTACCCCCTGCCACGCCGGCATACTCCCCCCAGCTGCCATCCCGGGTATCATCCCCTgtcaagggtacatgttgtagtaccctggcatcggaccccatccacctcccacgggtaccggggaAGTTTGAGACCtggtcgtcactggagtaccttcgttggtgttctccatttctcggtgttgatcttgtacataaattatagagagagtactcgttaaaacaagtggtgcgaatgaaaatgacgtgcaaacggcgtatatatagtgtttcgaaaaaaaaatcgtctaggcgatgcgctaggcgatccggacgctgcaatagtgccgagcggatcgcccagcatatcgcctagcgccacgaaatcaccgagcgctaggcggtttttaattccgaaaatggCTAGGCAGTTGCAATGGAcagcctagcgccggcgctcggctagacGGTGCGCTAagcgccattgcggatggcctaactACTCCATCTCACCTATTAGAAGAGTGGTGTAACTGAGTTGGCCAAACGAGCCTTGGATACAAATTTCATGTCCTCCGTGATATgatctttaaaattttaaatttaagtttatttaGCTATAAAGGTTACTTTGTATTTGAGAAtacttaaaaattttattttaaaaaattaatgaataattttattGGAAAATTAGTACTAGAACTAAACAATTTTTCCTTTCCAAGACCATTTTTAATGGTATACTAAAACTCAAAATGGATTACATAATTAGTTGTAATAGTATTCCAAAAGACCAAAACCAATTTCATTGTTGATTTTTGAGTAAAATTATAGCTATCCAGAAATGCCCAAAGTGTAGTGAACCTACTGATAATCGTGAAACCGGAACTGCCGGTTACGGTTCCTAACAGGAATCGTGATATTTTGAACCGCTGGCCAGTTAAGGTTCAAAAAGTTTGGGCTTGAAGCCGTGACGGAACCGCCAGTTCTGAACCGGAACTGCGAAAAACAGCCCAAAAAATGGCTGATTGAAACCTTAACCGTAACCGTTGGTTCCTGAACCTTGGGCATGTATACACTTATTTTTAGGTGTGCACTAAAACAAACTCAaatcaatttttcaaattttgtgagtaaagAAGATATAACATaaagaatattctttt is a window of Salvia splendens isolate huo1 chromosome 3, SspV2, whole genome shotgun sequence DNA encoding:
- the LOC121794947 gene encoding nuclear matrix constituent protein 1-like isoform X1 produces the protein MFTPKRQWQGPSRTPRNGVRTPNPTTGKDKLVTFIDGPPPPPPRGLLNDNEDRAETENMDDWRRFREVGLLDEAALERRDREALLEKAQRLERELHDYQYNMGLLLIENKEWTSKYEELHQSLLEAQELLKREKATHLTAVNQVEERETNLRKALEVERQCVAELERSLRQIYAEHEKIKITSDTKLADANHLVAGIEDRSLEVQQKLLAADSKLAEASRKSLEMERKLQEVETHESVLKTERISFISEQDAHEATYLKHKEDMQEWERKLQEGEERLCQNRRHINEREEKLIELNRMLKQKESEFAEEQKRTELLNLNLKKKEEEVNKKLSELIEKEEKAEALRSSLETKEKDLSVLTEKLSKRERMEIQNLVDEHKAAFEIKKQDLEVEMEEKRKLLEDELRVKTDELVKKESETSHMMEKLKKREQALEKKSERVKEKEKDIDLKLKGVKEKDKALKLEEKNLNSVRQEIISEKETLQSLRDEFEKMKAEISQTELQMHDEKEKLRITEEERENHNHLILELKQEIQRYNQQNDLLCKERDDLKLDRKRFEEEWEVLDKKRAEVTRELQQLDEDKKTNDKFKHSLERKLEEDKIALENYIKREMEALRLKKETFAATMKHEQLMLSEKAQHEHNQLIRDFETRKSDLEAEMRNKQEEFEKSLQERERAFEEKTEKECSNISHLKDVADKEMENMRSERSRLEKERVNITRNKQQLEERQLEMQNDINELGILSKKLKSERQQFVKERSRFVSFLERIKSCQNCGDMASDYMLADLIIELDENGASPLQAMGEQLLEKVASYEVKAQRTPGENDAKSPDSGGRISWLLRKCTPRVFKLSPTTKVQQDVPSQNLDQALSDTLVSAQNVGEPSMPVGGATQSNAPEIDRAAPEVSEDSKHSEMTYRRRKYARKPGNGIHRTHSVKAVVEDAEAFLRRTSKDDHPDEEENKDAPASVNEESGGDSSLAGKGFGSVQRKRTRAVSSKMSDGDESDGQSESMSVGGCRKRRQAAAPVAQDAGKSRYNLRRHKANTNEITSTPAEVASRSDNPEDPAQVVAHKRKQTIMVDRVVRFVPSEAKIDENSNAVKSTDKVEIVSEEVNGTSEYNDKDDHDNNHKDEHKSPLHEEEEEEEEEEEEEEEEEDEGNPEEEEEEDDEEEEEEEEEEEEEDEEDNPGEASVPRKLWKFFTS
- the LOC121794947 gene encoding nuclear matrix constituent protein 1-like isoform X2, whose product is MRRRWRDVIEKHCWRKPRGLKESIYWKCGTNLKLVQSSVMFMQLHDYQYNMGLLLIENKEWTSKYEELHQSLLEAQELLKREKATHLTAVNQVEERETNLRKALEVERQCVAELERSLRQIYAEHEKIKITSDTKLADANHLVAGIEDRSLEVQQKLLAADSKLAEASRKSLEMERKLQEVETHESVLKTERISFISEQDAHEATYLKHKEDMQEWERKLQEGEERLCQNRRHINEREEKLIELNRMLKQKESEFAEEQKRTELLNLNLKKKEEEVNKKLSELIEKEEKAEALRSSLETKEKDLSVLTEKLSKRERMEIQNLVDEHKAAFEIKKQDLEVEMEEKRKLLEDELRVKTDELVKKESETSHMMEKLKKREQALEKKSERVKEKEKDIDLKLKGVKEKDKALKLEEKNLNSVRQEIISEKETLQSLRDEFEKMKAEISQTELQMHDEKEKLRITEEERENHNHLILELKQEIQRYNQQNDLLCKERDDLKLDRKRFEEEWEVLDKKRAEVTRELQQLDEDKKTNDKFKHSLERKLEEDKIALENYIKREMEALRLKKETFAATMKHEQLMLSEKAQHEHNQLIRDFETRKSDLEAEMRNKQEEFEKSLQERERAFEEKTEKECSNISHLKDVADKEMENMRSERSRLEKERVNITRNKQQLEERQLEMQNDINELGILSKKLKSERQQFVKERSRFVSFLERIKSCQNCGDMASDYMLADLIIELDENGASPLQAMGEQLLEKVASYEVKAQRTPGENDAKSPDSGGRISWLLRKCTPRVFKLSPTTKVQQDVPSQNLDQALSDTLVSAQNVGEPSMPVGGATQSNAPEIDRAAPEVSEDSKHSEMTYRRRKYARKPGNGIHRTHSVKAVVEDAEAFLRRTSKDDHPDEEENKDAPASVNEESGGDSSLAGKGFGSVQRKRTRAVSSKMSDGDESDGQSESMSVGGCRKRRQAAAPVAQDAGKSRYNLRRHKANTNEITSTPAEVASRSDNPEDPAQVVAHKRKQTIMVDRVVRFVPSEAKIDENSNAVKSTDKVEIVSEEVNGTSEYNDKDDHDNNHKDEHKSPLHEEEEEEEEEEEEEEEEEDEGNPEEEEEEDDEEEEEEEEEEEEEDEEDNPGEASVPRKLWKFFTS